A genome region from Denticeps clupeoides unplaced genomic scaffold, fDenClu1.1, whole genome shotgun sequence includes the following:
- the LOC114783711 gene encoding secretory carrier-associated membrane protein 2-like, translating to MSGFDSNPFEDPANANPFQDPSVTQVTNTGVGRMDQFNPFAEDGAGNQSTLAASTTPSQPAVLQPSVEPGPKAAAAAAQADLLRQQEELERKAADLERREQELQSRGPSTGKENNWPPLPRRFPIKPCFYQDISEEIPIEHQRVCKMMYYLWMFHCVTLFLNLLACLAFFTTNSANGVDFGLSILWFILFTPCSFLCWYRPVYKAFRSDSSFNFFFFFFIFFCQVVIFIIQSVGIPNWGNSGWISAVSIIGSNPAVGAIMMIVASFFTVCAVLSVILLKMVHGHYRHTGASFQKAQEEFSQGVLTNRSFQSAAASAASTAAQGAFQRN from the exons GATCCCTCCGTCACTCAGGTGACCAACACCGGTGTGGGCCGCATGGATCAGTTCAACCCCTTCGCTGAAGATGGCGCG GGAAACCAGTCCACCCTGGCAGCCTCCACCACGCCGTCTCAGCCCGCGGTCCTGCAGCCGTCGGTGGAGCCCGGTCCAAAG GCTGCTGCGGCCGCGGCGCAGGCCGACCTGCTGAGGcagcaggaggagctggagaggaagGCTGCAGACCTGGAGCGCCGAGAGCAGGAGCTGCAGAGCCGCGGACCCTCGACAG gcaaAGAAAATAACTGGCCGCCACTTCCAAGGAGATTTCCCATCAAGCCTTGCTTTTACCAGGACATCTCTGAGGAAATTCCCATTGAGCATCAGAGAGTTTGTAAAATGATGTACTACCTGTGGATGT TCCACTGTGTGACCCTCTTCCTGAACCTGCTGGCCTGCTTGGCGTTTTTCACCACGAACTCTGCAAACGGTGTGGACTTCGGTCTGTCCATCCTGTGGTTCATCCTCTTCACTCCATGTTCCTTCTTGTGCTGGTACCGGCCAGTGTACAAGGCCTTCAG gTCTGACAGCTCcttcaatttcttctttttcttcttcatctttttCTGTCAAGTGGTCATTTTTATTATCCAAAGTGTAGGAATTCCAAATTGGGGAAACAG TGGGTGGATTTCTGCTGTGTCAATAATCGGCAGTAACCCAGCTGTGGGTGCCATCATGATGATCGTGGCGAGTTTCTTCACCGTCTGCGCCGTGCTGTCAGTCATCCTTCTGAAAATG GTCCACGGTCACTACCGGCACACGGGTGCCAGTTTCCAGAAGGCCCAGGAGGAGTTCTCTCAGGGCGTCCTGACCAACAGGAGCTTCCAGAGTGCAGCCGCCAGCGCTGCCTCCACCGCCGCACAGGGCGCCTTCCAGAGGAACTAG